In the Harmonia axyridis chromosome 3, icHarAxyr1.1, whole genome shotgun sequence genome, one interval contains:
- the LOC123674480 gene encoding piggyBac transposable element-derived protein 3-like has translation MAVDERLYTRGRSGTGLLLHELIDLIENDEDISATNIAICPPDELPGADTDKDSDLSDEEVVGDFDHLPARILRSQVEMQNPEIDDDHGNPVVQDENHSEEPRPTTSSQTRVRSTKRKRPTERTWKPKMNGLSSSIPELECEYRPVAEDLLKETVKSPIEAFRAYFSEYLLSHIVTETNRYAMQKLVHNLNATAEEMITFVGIMLMSGYHPLPYRRLYWKQDPDVHSHLVSDAIRRNRFDELISFIHLANNENNDGSDKMYKVRPIFDHLNNSFKQISPGPTISIDESMIPYYGRHGCKQFIRGKPIRFGFKLWVAADPSGYIHHVEPYCGSSTRLPETGLGQGGDVVIGLVDHMKLSKGIRLYFDNLFTSVGLLEELSSRGLGGTGTLRENRCSVSMKLPDKKTWKNKPRGETSTSSSGDILAVRWNDNNVVTVLTNCDNVHPMSKSNRYSRIEKKVISVKVPGPIARYNSNMGGVDLSDQFLASYRNRIRSKKWWWPYFSWTVDVCSTQGWLLYRRLGHDIPLLDFRRQCAIFILKSYGSPPMVAGVRSSLEFTPALEEIRKDRTDHFIEKGESKYRRCKWITELE, from the exons GTATACTCGTGGAAGATCAGGCACtggattacttcttcatgaatTAATTGACCTTATCGAGAACGATGAGGACATATCAGCCACCAATATAGCCATATGTCCACCTGATGAACTTCCTGGTGCAGATACAGATAAGGACTCTGATTTATCGGATGAAGAGGTAGTTGGAGATTTTGACCACCTTCCTGCCCGTATATTACGCTCTCAGGTGGAAATGCAGAATCCAGAAATCGATGATGATCACGGCAATCCAGTCGTCCAAGATGAGAACCATTCAGAAGAACCTAGACCGACGACTTCTTCGCAGACAAGAGTAAGAAGCACCAAACGTAAGCGTCCCACAGAACGTACTTGGAAGCCGAAAATGAATGGGTTATCTTCAAGTATTCCTGAACTTGAATGCGAATACCGACCGGTAGCAGAAGATCTTCTGAAAGAAACGGTAAAAAGCCCTATTGAGGCTTTTAGGGCTTACTTCTCGGAATATTTATTGAGTCATATCGTAACCGAAACTAATCGTTATGCTATGCAGAAACTCGTTCACAACCTGAATGCCACTGCTGAAGAAATGATTACATTTGTCGGAATTATGTTGATGTCAGGTTACCACCCTCTTCCATATAGAAGACTCTACTGGAAACAAGATCCAGATGTTCATTCGCACTTAGTTTCCGATGCCATCCGTCGAAACCGATTCGATGAACTGATAAGTTTTATTCACCTTGccaacaatgaaaacaatgatggaaGTGATAAAATGTACAAGGTCCGACCTATTTTTGATCACCTCAACAACTCTTTCAAACAAATCAGTCCTGGGCCCACTATTAGTATCGACGAGAGTATGATTCCTTATTACGGAAGGCATGGGTGCAAACAGTTTATTCGCGGAAAACCTATCAGATTTGGGTTCAAGTTATGGGTTGCCGCGGATCCATCTGGatacatccatcatgttgaacccTATTGTGGAAGTTCAACTCGTCTTCCAGAAACTGGACTCGGTCAAGGAGGTGACGTAGTAATTGGACTTGTAGACCACATGAAATTGTCAAAGGGTATTCGACTCTACTTTGACAATCTTTTTACATCGGTTGGGTTGTTGGAAGAGCTTAGTTCTAGAGGACTTGGTGGAACTGGTACTCTGCGTGAGAATCGCTGTAGTGTTTCAATGAAACTTCCAGATAAAAAAACGTGGAAAAATAAACCCAGAGGTGAAACATCCACCAGTTCTTCAGGAGATATTTTAGCAGTCCGTTGGAATGACAACAATGTTGTTACTGTACTTACTAATTGTGATAATGTACATCCTATGTCAAAGTCAAACCGATActccagaattgaaaagaagGTCATTTCTGTCAAAGTACCAGGTCCTATTGCTCGTTACAATAGTAACATGGGTGGAGTAGATCTTTCTGATCAATTTTTGGCTTCCTACCGAAACAGAATCAGGTCGAAAAAATGGTGGTGGCCTTATTTCTCTTGGACTGTGGATGTATGCAGCACACAAGGTTGGTTACTGTATCGTCGCCTTGGGCATGATATTCCTCTATTGGATTTCAGACGTCAGTGtgctattttcattctgaagtcTTACGGCAGTCCTCCAATGGTAGCAGGAGTTCGATCATCTCTAGAGTTCACACCAGCTctcgaagaaataagaaaagatcgaacagatcatttcatcgaaaaaggTGAATCCAAGTATCGCCGTTGTAAA TGGATAACAGAATTGGAATAG